One Methanolobus sp. WCC4 DNA segment encodes these proteins:
- a CDS encoding response regulator, whose translation MHRILVIEDNPVNMELTVDLLESYGYNVTPAEDGFIALEKVKESDFNLILLDIQLPKMDGLEVLSRLKENESTKDVPVIALTAHSMRGDDERFIAAGCIDYISKPIDIHSFKEKVQYHLGQSN comes from the coding sequence ATGCATAGAATACTTGTAATAGAAGATAATCCGGTGAACATGGAACTTACTGTAGACCTTCTGGAATCCTATGGTTATAATGTAACTCCTGCAGAAGACGGCTTTATTGCTCTTGAAAAGGTAAAAGAGAGTGATTTTAATCTGATCCTTCTGGATATTCAGCTTCCAAAGATGGATGGTCTTGAGGTTCTGTCCCGCTTAAAGGAAAATGAGAGCACAAAGGATGTTCCTGTAATAGCCCTGACCGCACATTCAATGCGTGGGGACGATGAACGTTTCATAGCAGCTGGATGTATAGACTATATATCCAAACCTATTGACATCCACAGTTTCAAGGAAAAGGTGCAATATCATCTTGGACAATCGAACTGA